In Arthrobacter sp. MN05-02, the genomic stretch GGCCTTGGCGTCCAGGAGGGCACCGACCTCACGGAGTGGGGCGCGGTGCTGGGCGTAGGGGCGGCCGTTGACCGTCACTCGTCCCGCTGTCGGGTTGTCGAGGCCGACGATCATCCGCATGGTGGTCGATTTCCCGGCGCCGTTGGGTCCGAGGAATCCCGTCACCTTGCCCGGCTGCACGGTGAAGGAGACAGCGTCGACGGCGTTCTTGGCGCCGTACCGCTTCGAAAGGGCCTGTGCCTCGATCATGGTGCGTCCTTCGGCTGTTGAGGAACATGGACTGGTCCGCAGCAGCGGTCCCGTCATCAACAGTAGGCCTGGGACCGGCGAGGGTCACCGGCCCCAGGGATGATCACCGGTCCGGGCGCCGTACCTCTTTCGGACGACGCCCGGGCTTCAGCGCGTGCTGATCGACGCGAACTTGCGGATGCACAGCGGTACGAAGACCACCAGCATCACGATGGTGCCGATCAGCACGGTCAGCACGGCGTTCTGCATGGGCCAGGCATCCGGTACGGGGACGGTCCCGGTGTTGCCGAACAGTTCACGCACCGCCTGCACGAGCGCGGACACGGGATTCCAGTTCGCGAAGGTCTCGAGCGCGCTGGGCAGGGTCTGCGACTGGACGAACGCGTTCGAGATGAACGTGAGCGGGAACAGGATCATGAACGAGGCGTTGTTGATCACTTCCGGGGATTTCACCGACATCCCGAGAAGCGCCATGACCCAGCTGAAGGCATAGGAGAACAGCAGGAGCAGGCCCACGCCGGCCAGCGCCTCGGACGGCGACGTGTTGACCCGCCACCCCACCAGGAAGCCCGTGCCCATCATGATCACCACGGAGAGCGTGTTGAGCACGAGGTCGCTGTTGGTCCGCCCGATGAGGACGGCCGAGGTACTCATGGGCAGGGTCCGGAAACGGTCGATGATCCCGTCCTTGAGGTCCTGTGCCATGGCCGAGCCGGAGAAGGTGGAGCCGAAGATGACCGTCTGCGCGAAGATCCCCGCCATGAGGTACTGCGTGTAGTCGCTGCCCTCCACCTGGATGGAGCCGCCGTAGATCTGGCTGAACAGCAGCACGAACATGATGGGCTGCAGGACGGCGAAGATCAGCATGTCCGGCGAGCGCTTGAGTTTGGTCAGGTTGCGCTTGGTCACGGTCCACCCGTCGGAGAACCACATCGCCAGGTCGGAGGGCTGGTCCGGAACGGTACCTCCCGGGAAGCGCGAGCGCTGGTTCTCGGGCTGGCGGCCCTCGGGTGCTAGGACGCTCATGCTGCCGGCTCCTTCTGCGTTGCTGCTTCGTCGTTGTCCTCGGCCCGCCGGCCCGTGAGCTTCAGGAAGACGTCGTCGAGGCTGGGACGCCGCATTCCGGCGTCGTGCAGTTCGATCCCGGCCTCACCGAGCTCGGACAGGATGTACTGGAGGGCGCGCGGTCCCTCGTCGACGGCCACCTCGATGCTGCGGCCGTCATCGCCGATGACGGGGTGGCCGGAGCCGTAGCGCCCGAGGATCTCCCTCGCCGCACCCGCGTCGGTGGCGTCGACCAGCGAGACGACCACGCGGTGCCCTCCGATCTGGGCCTTCAACTGGTCTGCCGTGCCCTCGGCGATGGCCTTGCCGCCGTCGATCACCGCGATGTCATCCGAGAGCTGGTCCGCCTCCTCGAGGTACTGCGTGGTCAGCAGCAGCGTGGTGCCGTCCTTCACGAGGTCCTTGATGATGCCCCAGAGCGACAGGCGGCTCCTCGGGTCCAGCCCGGTGGTCGGCTCGTCGAGGAACAGGATCTTCGGATTGATGACCAGCGCCCCGGCCAGGTCAATCCGGCGCCTCATGCCGCCGGAGAACCCCTTGACCGGGCGGTTGCCGGCCTCCGTCAACTCGAACTGATCGATGAGCTCCTGCGCCCGGCGCCTGGCCGTCACTGCACCGAGGTGGTAGAGCCTGCCCACCATCTCGAGATTCTCGAAACCGGTCAGGTTCTCGTCGACGGCCGAGTACTGGCCGGAGACGCCGATGATGCGGCGTGCTGCCTTCGGGTCCTGCATGACGTCGATGCCGTCGATGTGGGCCGTGCCTGCCGTGGGCTGGATGAGGGTGGTGAGGATCTTGACCACAGTCGTCTTGCCTGCACCGTTAGGGCCCAGCAGGGCCTTGACTGTTCCTTGGGGAACGGAGAGATTCATGCCGTCGAGCGCGTGGACCGGGCCGCTCTTCGACGAATAGGTCTTCTTCAGACCTTCTGCTTCGATGATCGCCATGCAGGAAAGGGTAGAGCCGGCGGCGCGACTCTCCTAGGGGCTTCGGTCAGAACCTGTCCGCAAGGGTTCCTCCGTCTCCGTCGAGCGCTCCCGGGCGGTGGGCGCGACGATGAAGGAGGCGAGGACCGCGATCCCGACGGCCAGGAGCGCTGTGCGGATGCCCACGACGTCGCCGAGGAAACCGAGGAGCGGCGGACCGGCGAGGAACGCCGTGTACCCGATGGTCGACACGACCGCGACACGGGCGGCCGCCCGCTCGGGTTCGTCCGCTGCCGCGGACATGCCCATCGGGAATCCGAGCGCGGCTCCCGCACCCCAGAGGACCGCCCCGACGGCGGCGAGCGGGACGTTCGGCGCGACGACGAAGAGCACGAGCCCGACGAGGGAGGAACCGAGGCTGGCCTGCAGCACCCGCACGCGGCCGAAGCGGTCGATGAGGCCGCCGCCCACGAAGCGGAGCGCCGTCATCGCGGCGACGAAGACGGCGAACATGATGGCGCCGGTGCTCTCCGTGGTTCCCAAACCGTCGACACTGGCCTTCGCGACCCAGTCGTTCGCAGCTCCCTCGGTCAGGGCGGCACCGAGCACGACGAGTCCGATCAGCAGGGTGCGTGCCTCGCCCCATGCTCCGAGACCCTTGCCCCGACCGTCCGTCGCCTCGTCCCGCCCGTCGACCGGCTGCCCGGCCACCTCCGGCAGGAAACGGCGGGGCATCCAGAGCGAGACGGCGAGGCTGAGGACGGCGACGGCGACGAGGTGCACCGACAGGTCCACGTCCAGGGCCGAGAGTCCTGCCCCGACCAGCGCCCCCACGAACGCTCCCCCGCTGAAGGCGGCGTGGAAGCGCGGCATGATGGTCCGCCCGACCCGGCGCTCGACATCGGCTCCCTCGATGTTCTGCCCCACGTCCCACAGGGCCACCCCGCTGCCGAAGAGGAACAGCCCGACGGCGACGACGGGCACCGACACCGCGGCGAGGCCGAGTGCGACGGCGACGGCGCCCAGTGCCGCGGCGGTCCCGCCCAGGCGGACGGTGTTGGCCGTGCCGAAGCGGGCGGCGACGACTCCTGCCAGGGGAAGCGACAGCACCGACCCGATGGCGCCCACGAGGAGGAGGGTCCCCATCTGGCCGGAACCGAGGCCCAGCGTGCCAGACGCCGAAGGGATGCGGGCCGCCCAACTGGCGAAGACGAGACCGTTGAGTCCGAAGATGGCGTAGGAGGCGAACATGGCTGAGCGGACGGCGGGATTCACCCTGCAACCGTAGGCGGACGGCGACGGAAGCCACAAACGCTGCTCCCCGGACTCCGCTGCACTAGTCCAGGTCCACCGCGAGGGTCTCGCCCGTCACGGTCACGGTCGCGCTGATGAGGAGCCGCTGCGGATCCTCCTCGCGTTCCCAGCGTGCCGGCTTCCGCGGGTCGAACTCGGCGTTGCGCTCGTAGGAGAACGTGGCCTGGGCGTCGTCGGACAGGAGCCGGTACACGCCCGGTTCATAGGACTCCTGGAGGGTGAAGGTGGGCTCCTCGTCCAGCGTCCAGCGCGGATCGCGGACGTCCTGCGGATCGCCGAACAGGAAGGACGCGTTCGGGCAGTTGCTCGGCGAGTCCTCGGTGGAGGCGATGCATCGGTCCAGTGCGGCGGTGACCGCGGCGGCGGCTTCGGCGTGCACCGCGGGGGTGGCCTCCGCCTCGAAGAGCACCCCGCCGGGCGCCGATGCCGGATCCGCCGTAACCGTGACGGTCTGCTCCGCACCGTAGGACAGGTAGGTGGTCGGCGACGGCGGGGAGACGACGTACTGCCCGGGCAGTGCCGGAAGGGAGACCGACCGCAGGCCCGCGTACCTGTCGGCGTCCCCGGCCGGCAGGGCCACCTGGGCGCCGTTGACGGTGATCGACTGCAGGTCCTCCGGGACCACCATGGCGACCTCCGTGACCGGCGCCGGACCGTCGAGCCGCCACTGGTCGAAGAGGACGCCCGTGGATCCGGTCCGGGTGAGGGTGAAGGCGATGGTGCTGGTACTGCCCTCCTGCGTCACCTCGGTGGTCACCGTCGCGCGGCCGTCGGTGATGGCGACGTCGAGCACCTCGTAGGCGTCGGGGCGACCGGCTGCCGCTTCGTAGACGGCGTCGGACAGCAGGGCGTCCTGTCCGACGCCGGTCCCGAG encodes the following:
- a CDS encoding daunorubicin resistance protein DrrA family ABC transporter ATP-binding protein, giving the protein MAIIEAEGLKKTYSSKSGPVHALDGMNLSVPQGTVKALLGPNGAGKTTVVKILTTLIQPTAGTAHIDGIDVMQDPKAARRIIGVSGQYSAVDENLTGFENLEMVGRLYHLGAVTARRRAQELIDQFELTEAGNRPVKGFSGGMRRRIDLAGALVINPKILFLDEPTTGLDPRSRLSLWGIIKDLVKDGTTLLLTTQYLEEADQLSDDIAVIDGGKAIAEGTADQLKAQIGGHRVVVSLVDATDAGAAREILGRYGSGHPVIGDDGRSIEVAVDEGPRALQYILSELGEAGIELHDAGMRRPSLDDVFLKLTGRRAEDNDEAATQKEPAA
- a CDS encoding MFS transporter, producing the protein MNPAVRSAMFASYAIFGLNGLVFASWAARIPSASGTLGLGSGQMGTLLLVGAIGSVLSLPLAGVVAARFGTANTVRLGGTAAALGAVAVALGLAAVSVPVVAVGLFLFGSGVALWDVGQNIEGADVERRVGRTIMPRFHAAFSGGAFVGALVGAGLSALDVDLSVHLVAVAVLSLAVSLWMPRRFLPEVAGQPVDGRDEATDGRGKGLGAWGEARTLLIGLVVLGAALTEGAANDWVAKASVDGLGTTESTGAIMFAVFVAAMTALRFVGGGLIDRFGRVRVLQASLGSSLVGLVLFVVAPNVPLAAVGAVLWGAGAALGFPMGMSAAADEPERAAARVAVVSTIGYTAFLAGPPLLGFLGDVVGIRTALLAVGIAVLASFIVAPTARERSTETEEPLRTGSDRSP
- a CDS encoding transport permease protein encodes the protein MSVLAPEGRQPENQRSRFPGGTVPDQPSDLAMWFSDGWTVTKRNLTKLKRSPDMLIFAVLQPIMFVLLFSQIYGGSIQVEGSDYTQYLMAGIFAQTVIFGSTFSGSAMAQDLKDGIIDRFRTLPMSTSAVLIGRTNSDLVLNTLSVVIMMGTGFLVGWRVNTSPSEALAGVGLLLLFSYAFSWVMALLGMSVKSPEVINNASFMILFPLTFISNAFVQSQTLPSALETFANWNPVSALVQAVRELFGNTGTVPVPDAWPMQNAVLTVLIGTIVMLVVFVPLCIRKFASISTR